TACAATTATATTTTTGCAGGGAGTGTTATTCGCTCCAGGTTGTAAATAAGATATCTCCTGAAATATTATTTAAGAATTATTTTTATTTTTCATCGGCAATAGGTACTCTAAAAGAACATTTTATAAAATATGCAGAAGAAGTAACTGATAGATTTTTAGTCCCAGGTAAATCTACGGTTCTGGAAATCGGGTGTAATGATGGTGTATTGCTTAATCCTTTTTCAAAACGCGGGATAAAAACAGTTATTGGCGTAGATCCTTCGGAAAATGTGGTAAAGTCAATTAGCAATCCCCATATAATCGTAGTAAATGATTTTTTTTCTGAAAAAGTAGCTGCGAAGATATTAGGCAAATATGGTCAAGTGGATTTAATTGCTGCAAATAACGTTTTTGCTCATTTATATGACATTCATGATATTGTCAGAGGAATTAAAAAACTATTGTCAAAAGATGGTGTGTTTGTTTTTGAGGTTCATTATATTGCTAACCTTATTGACGAAATACAGTATGATATGATTTATCATGAACATTTATATTATTATTCTTTAATCGCCCTGGAAAATTTATTTAGTATATATGACATGGAAATATTTGATGTTAAAAAAATACCGATTCACGCCGGTTCCATGCGGTATTATGTCAGGAAGAAAGGCGGTCTGAAAAAAGAAAAAATCTCGGAAGATGCTATTCGTCTGAAAAAAGAAGAATTAAGGAAAAAATATGACAAAGTAGAAACTTATTT
This genomic interval from Elusimicrobiota bacterium contains the following:
- a CDS encoding class I SAM-dependent methyltransferase, whose translation is MKNKNVNCSFCNSDNMSLIIDFGDVALAGGFLREDQFPVEKKYPLQLYFCRECYSLQVVNKISPEILFKNYFYFSSAIGTLKEHFIKYAEEVTDRFLVPGKSTVLEIGCNDGVLLNPFSKRGIKTVIGVDPSENVVKSISNPHIIVVNDFFSEKVAAKILGKYGQVDLIAANNVFAHLYDIHDIVRGIKKLLSKDGVFVFEVHYIANLIDEIQYDMIYHEHLYYYSLIALENLFSIYDMEIFDVKKIPIHAGSMRYYVRKKGGLKKEKISEDAIRLKKEELRKKYDKVETYLDYAQRVKNTKTTLINLIRKLKKEDKVIYGYGASGRANTVIQYCDIDKNMLDCIIDDAPAKQGFYTPGSHFLIKSREFMELHPPDYILVFAWSFVNEIIKRNQNYLNNGGKIIIPLPEVKIISSKDGKINEESI